One genomic window of Choloepus didactylus isolate mChoDid1 chromosome 27, mChoDid1.pri, whole genome shotgun sequence includes the following:
- the LOC119521843 gene encoding ret finger protein-like 3: protein MAEHFQEVSSCPVCLAYLEKPMILKCGYVCCSGCITSLHRGPRGEGLLCPSCSVVSRRNHLRPNRQLGGLVSRVRDLEPRMRAALQMNPRMLRFQVDMTLDVDTANNYLIISDDRRRMKCGFFKQNREERAERFHPICVLGTPRFTSGRHYWEVEVGTSKEWDLGVCKDSVPRQEEIVLTSERGFWTLGLTNGDFYSASTVPMTPLQVNPRLDRVGIFLDMDIGSISFCDISNGSHIFTFTKISAAEPLRPFFAPSHPMTDGQGFLRICPVMSLGTASPPVYPEQEE, encoded by the exons ATGGCTGAGCACTTTCAGGAAGTGAGCAGCTGTCCTGTCTGCCTGGCTTACCTTGAAAAACCCATGATCTTGAAGTGTGGCTACGTCTGCTGCTCCGGCTGCATCACCTCCCTGCACAGGGGGCCCCGCGGGGAGGGCTTGCTGTGCCCCTCCTGCTCCGTGGTCTCTCGGAGGAACCACCTCAGGCCCAATCGGCAGCTGGGGGGGCTGGTTTCCAGGGTCAGGGACCTGGAGCCCCGCATGAGAGCCGCTCTCCAGATGAACCCGAGGATGCTGCGGTTCCAAG TGGATATGACCTTGGATGTGGACACAGCCAACAACTACCTCATCATCTCTGACGACCGGAGGAGAATGAAATGTGGATTCTTCAAACAGAATCGGGAAGAGCGCGCTGAGAGATTCCACCCCATCTGTGTCCTGGGCACCCCTCGGTTCACCTCTGGCCGCCACTActgggaggtggaggtgggaaCAAGCAAAGAGTGGGATCTGGGCGTCTGCAAAGACTCTGTTCCTCGACAGGAGGAGATCGTACTGACTTCAGAGCGTGGCTTCTGGACTCTGGGGTTAACAAACGGAGACTTCTACTCAGCCAGCACTGTACCCATGACTCCTCTGCAGGTGAACCCTCGATTAGACCGAGTGGGGATTTTCCTGGACATGGATATTGGAAGCATTTCCTTTTGTGACATTAGCAACGGATCCCACATCTTTACATTCACCAAAATTTCGGCTGCGGAGCCACTGCGCCCATTTTTTGCTCCTTCACACCCAATGACTGATGGCCAAGGCTTCCTGAGGATCTGCCCTGTGATGAGTCTGGGCACTGCCTCTCCGCCAGTTTATCCTGAGCAAGAGGAATAA
- the LOC119520924 gene encoding ret finger protein-like 4A, producing the protein MAEHFGEASSCPVCEAYFKKPVYLKCRYICCHHCVTFLQVDAHGESFLCPLCSFVSQKDDIRANCQLGKLVCKVKQLEPHLRAALQMNPRMLRSQVDMTFDVDTAHNRLLISEDGRQVRCGHSIQNREERAERFSYSICVLGSSRFTSGRHYWEVDVGTSEEWDLGVCRESVPREGKAMLSSELGFWTLNLRKGKHFYASTNPKTALWVNPWLQRVGIFLDMDIGNVTFCDISDGSHIYTFTKISASEPLRPFFSPANLRNDDASSLSICLPVIPSIPFLQHKPE; encoded by the exons ATGGCAGAGCACTTTGGAGAAGCCAGCAGCTGTCCTGTGTGTGAGGCCTATTTTAAGAAACCCGTGTACTTAAAGTGTAGATACATCTGCTGCCACCACTGCGTCACTTTCCTGCAGGTGGACGCCCACGGAGAGAGTTTTTTGTGTCCTCTCTGCTCTTTCGTCTCTCAGAAGGATGACATTAGGGCAAACTGTCAGCTGGGGAAGCTGGTCTGCAAGGTCAAGCAGCTGGAGCCGCACCTGAGAGCTGCTCTGCAGATGAACCCGAGGATGCTGCGGTCCCAAG TGGATATGACCTTCGATGTTGACACAGCCCACAACCGCCTCCTCATTTCCGAAGACGGGAGGCAGGTCCGATGTGGACACAGCATCCAGAATCGGGAAGAGCGCGCTGAGAGATTCAGCTACAGCATCTGCGTCCTGGGCTCCTCTCGGTTCACCTCTGGCCGCCATTACTGGGAGGTGGACGTGGGAACGAGCGAAGAATGGGATCTGGGCGTCTGCAGGGAATCTGTTCCACGAGAAGGGAAGGCCATGTTGTCTTCAGAACTCGGATTCTGGACACTGaatttgagaaaaggaaaacacttcTATGCCAGCACTAATCCAAAGACTGCTCTTTGGGTGAACCCCTGGTTACAACGTGTGGGGATTTTCCTGGACATGGATATTGGAAACGTTACTTTTTGTGACATTAGCGATGGATCCCATATCTATACATTTACCAAAATTTCTGCTTCTGAGCCACTGCGGCCATTCTTTTCTCCTGCAAATCTGAGAAATGATGATGCAAGCTCCTTGAGTATCTGTTTGCCAGTGATTCCAAGTATCCCATTCCTCCAGCACAAGCCAGAATAG